The nucleotide sequence CAACAGGTATTTCAATTTCAGGTTTTGTAAGGTCAACAAACAAAACATCTTTAAACCCTGCTTTTTTAAGTAAATCTAAGGTGGTTTCAATATCTTCTTTAAATGATTTACCTGCATAGTTTTTGATTTCATTTAGATCAATAACTTCTTCTGATTCTCCAAACCAGTGTTTGTTAATGCGTTTCATCCGCTCATAGCCAGCCTTTCTCATGAAAACTGCACGTGTAGTGTCTTCTCTTGTACCGTGAATCTGGGTGGCCCGGCTCTGAGCCACTTCTGTTAAAGCCCTCATAACAGCTATTTCTGGATCTAAATGGGTTCCAACTCCAAGAGTTAGTAATGCAGGGTCTTTTAAGACAGTATCGTCTGAAACGGCTGCAATTGTGGCTGCTTCAACATCTGATGTCAGATTTACAAGTTTTACATGGACACCCGCTTCTTTGAATTTATCAAGAAGTTCGTTAATTAAAGGGTTTTCAATAGTTTCAAGGTCAATTTCAGGTGCTTTTCTTCTTTTAATCTCAAATAAGCTCCAAGCATCTCTTTCAATAACTTCAGTCATGCCATGAAATACAGCTTCTTCTATTTTATTTCCAGATGCAAGTCCGTTTGTATTGGATTTAAACAAATTAATGCTATTTGGGGCATTGTAAGGATGATATACGGCATCTGCCGGTACAAGACATTCCTCATCATCTTTGACATTCACTGCTTTTACCCAGTTTAATTCTTTTTCTTGGGGATCAAAAGGTAAACGGGGCAATATAAGGGATTTTGGGTCTATAAATTCATCTGATTTTTCATAAGAGCAGCATATAAATGAATTCTTTTTTTCATCATCCTGTAATTCAGCCGAGTACCTCTCGAAGGCTTCCATCATTGCTGAAGCCTTTGCCTGGTCTTGTGTAGCTCCTTTACCGGCATAGATGCTTACAGCACCTTCTTCAGCGGTTGGACGTATTGCTGAGTAAACTGGAATTCCTATTCTGTCAAGATGTGTAATTTCGGTTACCCTTGTAACACCAGCAGCCCTCAATTTATCTTTTACCCAGTTTATTGTCTCTTCTGGAGACATTGCTCTGTGAGTGCATCCGAAATATCTTACCGGAACTTCTTTGAACATTTAAGACCACGTTTGAAATTCTTTGAACTTTTATAGTAATAATGATAGTAAATTGGGGAAATAACCTATGGCCACAAATCCTAATGAGACAATTATGATCAGTATCCAGATTATGGGATTCCACCTTATAACTTTTGATCCATCAAGTCCTCCGATTGGTAGTTGATTGAAGAATGCAAGGAATCCATTTATAAACATCCCTAAATATGCCCAATAATATACCTGTCCTGTAATTTTTATAATTAGCAAGAATATTATCGCAAAAATTAGATTAGTCACTGATCCGGCAATAGATATTATTCCATTCTCTTTTTTACTTAGGTATTCTCCGTGAATATAAACTGCTCCTGGGGCTGCAAAAAGAAATCCAAAATATGCAGTAATTAAACATAAAACCAGTCCTTGAATCCACATTTGATATTCAGCCCAATAGCCATATCTAATTGCCACGAATTTATGTGCAAGTTCGTGGAATATAAAACCAAAACCAACTACGACTAATGTGAGTGGTATTAAGGTTATAGCAAGACCTATATTTCCATTACTTAATAATAGTGCAAAAGCAAATGATATGACAATCAATGAAATTATAAGATCCCTGATTTCTGAAGCAGTAAATTTTACCATATTCTTAAAATGTAAATTAATATATAAAATACTTTTTAATTTCTGGCTTAAAATCATGATCTGTCCTTTAAATAAGGATTAACTTCATATATTCTATAAAATTGGAATAAATTAAAAGCTATTAAATAATTTTTAATCAATTAATTTTTCAGTTGTTCTTGATTCATGTCATGAAATTTTTAAACGTTTATCATAAATAGATAGATTTTAATTTATTGTTCACAAATATTAAAATAATATTCAATCAGGGTATAAAAATGACGATGAAATGTGAATACTGCCAGATTCCGGGTGCATACGGAAATTTAATCTATGAAACAGAATACTGGCAAATTTATCTTGCTCCAAGCCAGAGATATTTTGGTACATGTGTGGTAGTACTTAAAAATCATCGTAGGAATTTGAGAGAACTAAGGAAAGATGAATGGGCTGATTTTTCTCAAATCGTTGAAGAATTAGAACTTGCATTAAATAATGCTTTTTCACCCACATTATTTAATTGGAGCTGCTTTATGAATTCTGCATACAGAACAAACCCTCCCGACCCTGAAGTTCACTGGCATTTTATACCAAGATATAATTATAAAATTGAATTTGAAGGTTTAATTTTCGAAGATCCTGATTTTGGATATATTCCACAGCCAATAGAGCATAAAATACCTGAAGATGTAATGAAAAAAATGATGGATGAAATTAAAAGGAACCTAAAATTATTAAATCGTTAAATTGATTATTTTAGATAAGAGGAAATTAAGGAATAAAAATCTAATTTTAGCGAGGAAAATCAATGAGAATACTTGATGAAATCCATAAAGAAAATATAGACTCAATGGTAGTTTTGAATCCGAAAAATATTGCTTATTTATCGGGTTTCAACCCATCAAGCTTTTCAGTTTTAATTTTAAAAGACGAACCTGTACTTTTAACATCTAAAATGGATTTTGAAGATGCATCATTAAATACATCAATTCCTCTTGAAGAATTTAAGTCCTTAGATAAAATTAAGGATTATTTAAATGGAGTTATTGGAATAGAAAAATCCATAACCCTCGGAGTATATAGAAAGCTTAAAATCAGTCCAATATTTGAAGTAAAAATAACAGATGCAGTTGAAAGGCTTAGACGTATAAAATCCGGGGAAGAAATTCAAAATATTGAAAAAGCTATTGATATTGCGGAAAGTGCCATTAAAGATATTGATTTTGATTCCCAGAGGAGTGAAAACGAAATTGCTGCACAGATAGAGTATAATATGAGAATTATGGGTTCAAAAAAAGCTTCTTTTGATACCATTGTCGCTTCAGGTAAACGATCTTCACTCCCTCATGCTGATGTTTCCAATAAACCTCTGAATATGCCGGTTGTGATAGATTGGGGCGCTACTTATAATAATTATTGTTCTGATACCACGAGAACCCTTATTGAAACTGAAAAACAGGAAGAAATATTTGAGATAGTGCTTGAAGCTCAAAAAAGTGCCATTGATGTAATAAGGCCCGGAATTAAAGCTTCTTATGTTGATAAGGTTGCAAGAGATGTGATTGAAGAATATGGGTATGGCGATTATTTTCTTCATTCTACTGGGCATGGAGTAGGGCTTGAAATACATGAAAGCCCTTCATTGTCCAGTAATGAAACAATTAAACTTGAAAAAAATATGGTTGTGACGGTTGAACCAGGCATATATCTTAAAGATGAATTTGGGATCCGTATAGAAGATATGGTACTTATTAAAAATAAGGCAAAGGTTTTAAACAAAATTAAAAATAAAATATAACTATAGCTAATGTTTTAATTAAAATAATTAATAATAAATATTAAAAATTAATTATTATTAAGGATTTGGTTCTGATTTGATACAATATATGTTTAATGAATAAAAGACCAATATATTAATATGTGAAGATTGAAAATATACTTAAGGTGGAAAAATGGCAATTATTCCCGGTGTATTATCACCAGTATCAGATGTAATTGATGGCATTGCTCCTGATAAATATAGCATAAAAATTCAGGAAACTCTTATTAGATGTGGGATGTATGTAAGGGCTTCAGATCTAATTACTTTATGTCTTATTGCAGGTATACTTTTAGGTCTGCTTTCAGCAGTTTTAGCTATATTACTAAGTATAAATCCTATTTTGGGAGGGATTGTGGGTTTTATAGCACCTACAGCATTAATTGGAGTATATCTTTTTTTCATGATGGAAAGGAGAGTTGATGCTATTGAACAGGGCACTCCTGACTTTTTAAGACAGGTTGCATCATTGCTTAGGGCAGGTGTAGGTCTTGAAACTGCACTTGAAGATGTTTCAAAACACGGTCAGGGTCCTTTAAATGATGAACTTAAAAGAGCTGTAATAGAGATTAAAATTGGAAGCACCTTTGACGAAGCCATAATAGGGATGGGACAACGTTTAAAGTCTAAGAATCTGGACAGAACATTTAGAATGATACTGGAAGGAAGAAGGACTGGTGGAAGTTTATCTGATGTTATTGAAACTGTAGCAGAAGATTTAAGAGCAGTGCTTGCATTAAAGAGGGAAAGGAAAGCAAATGTAATGATGTCAGTAATGTTTCTTGTTATAGCCGCTATAGTTGCAGCACCTTTGGCATTGGGAATGATAATGACCTATTCTGGTTTTATAGCATCTTTAGGGAAACCAAATGCTCTGGCTGAAGTTGCAGGAACTGCTGCTGCTGGTTATATAATTATTCACTCAATAATAGCAGGATTATTAATTGGGATTGTTTTGTATGGTAGTGCGAAGAAAGGTGTTAAATTTTCGTTGCTTTTAGCTCCAGTAGCATTTATAGCTTTTTGGGTTATAAGTCAATATGCTGGAAAATTCATTGGGTTTGGTTGATAGGTGATTAGAATGCAGATATTAAAGGATGAAAGAGCACAGGGTTCAGCAGAACTCTTACTAATTTTTGGTGGAGTTATTGTGGTTGTAATTATTGCTGCCATTATGTACAGAAATTATGTAATAGGCCTTAGCGACGAACTCAGTAATGGGACTGATTTGCAGAATATAATGGGTAATTTAACAGTTATGAAAGACAAATTGAGCTAAAAACTCAATTCTTATTTCAACTCTTTTTTGTCAATTAGATATTTTCAAAGTTAAAGGGGCTCATTTAAGTGCAAATGTTAATAAATGGGAAATTTATTGAAAAATCAGAATATATAGAGATTAAAAACCCTGCAAACAACAAAGTAATAGATACAGTACCTAAAGGAACCCGTAAAGATGTAAAAATTGCAATATCTGCAGCAAAAAGAACATCGAATATTACCAGAGAAATACCATCTCGTTTAATATCAGAGTACTTATATGATATTTATGGTGAATTATCTAAAAATTCGAAGTTATTTGAAAAATTAATTACTATCGATTGCGGTAAACCAATTAAGGACTCAAAAGAAGAAGTTAAACGTTCTAAACAAACAATTTTACTTTCTGCAGAAGAATCAAAAAGAATATACGGCGAAACAATTCCCATGGATGCATGTATCGGTGGAGAAGGAGTAATAGGATTCACCACAAGAATTCCTCTTGGTGTGGTTGGAGCAATAACTCCTTTTAATTATCCTTTAAATCTGGTTATTCACAAAGTTGCTCCGGCAATTGCGGCTAAAAACACTGTTGTGGTAAAACCATCTACAAAAGCACCTCTTGCAGCTCTTAAATTCGCTGAAATTGCCAATACATACCTTGAAGATGGATTTTTAAATGTTGTTCCCGGTTCAGGCAGCGAAGTAGGGGATGAAATTGTAAAAAGCGAACTTGTAGATAAAATATCATTCACCGGAAGCATTGAAACAGGCCTTTCCATATCAAAGAATGCGGGGATGAAAAAGTTAACCCTTGAACTCGGGGGAAATGACCCATTACTGGTTCTGGCAGATGCAAATATTGAAAAAGCTGTAGAAGCTGCTGTTAGGGGTTCTTATCTTAATGCCGGCCAGGTTTGTATCGGTGTTAAACGCATAATTCTTGACAAGAAGATCGCCGATGAATTCACCGATAAGCTGGTTAAAGCTACTGGAAGATTGAAAGTTGGAGATCCTATGGATATTAAAACTGATGTTGGACCTCTAATTGACGAAAATGCAGCCATTAATGTTGAAAAAATTGTAAACCAATCCATTGATGATGGTGCTGAATTATTATGTGGTGGAAAACGAGAAGGTTCATTTTATACACCTACAGTTCTGGATAATGTTGATTCAAAGATGAATATTGTCCAAAAAGAAACATTTGGTCCTATATCGCCTTTAATACATGTAGATGGCATTGATGAAGCTATAGATGTAGCAAATAATACAAAATATGGTTTGCAGGCAGGAATATTTACAGATAACATTAACAGCGCCTTGAAAGCCGCAAAAAAAATAGATGCAGGAAGTATTATAATAAATAAGCAGTCAACTTACCGTACTGATAACATGCCTTTTGGCGGATGTAAAATGAGTGGTATGGGGAAAGAAGGCATTAAATATGCAGTTGAGGAAATGACTCGGACAAAACTCTTTGTTTTTAATTAAATTGCCGTTATCTCTTCACAAAATACTTTTTAGTTTTAAAGAAATTAGAGCTGGCAAAAATTTATTAATTTGTTCAGATATACTATTATAAAAACATGCCATGATATTTTTAATTTAAACAATTTTATCAAAAATTTGTAAAGATGGTTGATATGGACATAAATGAACGTATTCAGGAATGTCAGGAAGCTGTTGAGCTTCTTTTAAATAAAAAGATTCTGGATGTTAAATTCAAGCCATATAATCATAATTGCTGGAGGCTCTATATCATAACAGATAAAGGGAAACTTGTTCTAACGTTCTGTAAAGACTGGGACTGCCCGGTTATTGAAAAAAGAGATTTCTAAATATTTTTTTGGAGGTTTTTAAAATTCAGAATGAATTTTGAATCCCCAAAATCAAAGATTTTGGAGGTTAACTTTGGATAATTCAAAATATCTTTTTGATCATCTTGAAGAGCTTCAAGACTTTAAAGATGATAATAAAACAGCATTAATCACTGATATTGATGGAACCATAAGTGAAATTGTCCCCACACCTATGGAAGCGGTGGTAAGCCAAAATATGAAGAATGCAATAAAAAAACTTGTAGATAAATTTGAATTCACTGGTGTAATGACTGGTAGAAGCATAAAAAATGCTTTAAACATGATAGAAAATAAAAATATCATTTATATTGGAAATCACGGCCTGGAACAGTTTAAAAATGGAAAAATACGTATAGATCCAGAGGTTAAAGATTTTATTCCAATTATTAAGAAAGTTGGAGAAAGCATCAAAAAAAAATTAAGTGACTACGACTGTATTTTATTTCAAGATAAAGAGCTGAGCTATACTGTTCACTACAGACTATGTGATAATGGAGAGAAAATCAGACGAATAGCTTTAGATGCCATTTCAGAAATAAAAGATTCTAAACTTCTTAAAATTGGAGAAGGTCGCAAGGTGATAGAGATCAGGCCTCCAATAGGGCATAATAAAGGCACAATCTTACAGAAACTAATTTTAGAAAATGATATTAAAAAAATTATATATTTAGGGGATGATATTACTGATTCAGATGCTTTCGCCAAGCTCAATGAACTTAATAAACAAAAAAAAGTCAAATCAGCCAGCATTGTGGTAATTTCAAAGGAAACTCCTGAATATGTAAAAAAAAATGCTTCATATTATGTTAAGAGTGTTGATGAAATCCAGAAATTCTTTAACTGGATTTCCAACGATTAAACTTTTAGATTATTTCCCAATAAATATTCTAACCCTCATTCCCTCTCTTTTTTCTATAATGCGGGCATTAAGTGGAATAAAATGAGAATCTATAAGAAGCCGTAGATAAGTTGCGTGTTTTGCAGGTAATTTAAGTGGACTTTTGATTTTACGAGTTTCTGTGCGTATCTGGCAGCGTAACCTGTCCTGTTTATCCACATAAAGCAGAGCATTCATCCCATCTTTAAGATCTTCAACTTCAAAGTTTCTAAGATGCATACCTGCATCAATGGTATCTGGAAATTTAGAACCTCTTTTGCCTTTTCTAAACATTTCATGAGCATCTGAGGACTTTATTCCTTTATCAACATTTGATGCGACAAACCATGCCCTTTCAATCACGCTTTCAACTGTCTGGTCTGGCGGGATTATTCCTTCTGCCTCATAAGTTTTAATAAGCTCAAATACTTCTTTTCGGGTAACATCCTGTTCAACTGAACTTATTGCGAGTCTGGTAAGGACTGGACCATAACCTGCCATTCTCAGGGATGCCCATATCTGGTCTTCATTTCGATATTGTCTACCTTTAACTATCGCATCTGCTGCATTAGCATTTATATGTGCTATATTAAGCAAATTAGGTCTTGAATATGTGTTTAATCTTTTGGTGATTGTTTCAATGTTTCTTTTTCCGGGAATATTACCATTATTAATTTCTTTTTCAAGTATCTCCACTGTAGACTCTGGCAGAACTTTCTTCACTTCATCTGGAATTTTGAAGTTGTTTTCTATTATTTTCGCCCTGATTTCTCTCCCTGAAATTTTACCCCCCATTTTTAGTTCGGGAATTATATGAAATTTCATTTTTCTTTTGTATTTTTTATAGAGAAATTCATTCACCGCAAACCAACGTATTACGTTACGATTAGGGAGATTTCGGGGAATTCCACTGAATATCCCTCTTTTTGCAAATGATGAGGCGTATTTCTGGATTTTTTTGGTGGAAACATCTGCAGCATCCACATAATCAACAACACCATCCTCTATCATCATTGCAATTCTTATGGGAACTGTATATGCAAGTGTCAGCCGATGGTGCATACCCTCAATAGGTACAACTCTATCAGCTCCGGCTCTGATAGCCATTTTGCGTCTTGCTTCATAATTTGCAAAAAATGGGGCGTGATTAGCGCTGTAATCTTTATTTAAGTAAATTACAACTTCTCCACCCGTCTTTTCGGCAATATCTCTTCCCTTCTCTATTAATTTGACATGTCCATTGTGTACAGGGTCAAAATCAGCGCTGATTCCAATCAAATTATTTTCTCCTTTGAGGTAATTTACATCTGATAATATTTTAAATTACTCTTATTCAATTATTTTTATGATTATATTATGATTAACCTGTTAAAGTTTGCTGAAATTCCAGAAACTTATTAAAAATTTTATCCCATAATTTATGAATAAAATCAAGTTGAAGCATTGATATAAGAATTTTCATTGTCAAATATGCAATTTGTAGTATTACTATACGATATCTTTACAAAAGAATTAATAATATTAGCAATATATATTAAATTGGTGAATCAATATGCAGAAAACATTGGAAAATTTGGCGAAAGCTTTTATTGGTGAAAGTCAGGCAAGAAATAGATATACGCTCTATTCTAAAGTTGCAAAAAAAGAGGGATACGAACAGCTTTCTGAAATCTTTTTAAATACAGCAGAAAATGAAAGAGAACATGCTAAATGGGCAATGCGGATGATTAACAGCTTAAAAGATGAATCAGGCCAGCCAGAAGAAATTATTGTAACGGCAGATGCCCCTACGACTCTTGGAACTACTGTTGAAAACCTTAAAGCTACAATTGCTGGTGAACGTCATGAATATACTGAAATGTATCCAGAATTTGCAGATACAGCTGAAGAAGAAGGTTTAAAGGATATTGCTAAGAGATTAAGGGCAATTGGTAATGTAGAGGAGCACCATGAAGGAAGATTTAAGGAAATATTAAAACAAATAGAGGCAGGGACAGTATATAAGAAAGATAAAGAAGTTGAATGGGTCTGCAGAAAATGTGGCTATGTTCATGTGGGGATGGAACCTCCAGAAGAATGTCCTTCATGTGATCATCCAGCTAAATACTTCCAGATTAAATGCGAAGAATTCTAATTCTTTAATTCATTTTTTTATTTTTTAATGCATTGTTGCATAAACAATTATTGTCATTACAATTGTTGCATTGACAACATTTATATACCAGTATTTACAATCCAATATTACTTATTGAAATTTTTTAAATTTTGAGGCACTAAAATAGTATCTTAACGCATTTAAACTACTATTTTCTAAAAATAATATTTTAAATTATATTAAAATTTTTATAAGGTACTTAAATTTTAAATAAATTCTATTAAGGAGTAATCATCATGCATAATGCAAAAAAATTACTAGAAAGCGACGATTCAGAGATTCCGGTAAGTTTAATAATATCAGTGATACATCGTACGCATATGATATTCATAAATGAAAAAATAAAAGATATGGATATTACTGCAGGTCAGATACCTTTTCTTATGGTGCTCTCTCGTGAAGAGGGTATAAGTCAGGATGACCTTGCATCCCATTTTCATATTGATAAAGGAACAGTTGCTCGCGCATTAAGGAAATTAGAAGATAATAAATATCTTTTCAGGGAAATTGACCCTGAAAACCGTAGAAGACACCTCATATATCTAACTAGTAAAGGAAAAAGTACAGTTCCCAAAATAGTTGATATTGATAAGGAATGGGGTGATTCAATGCGTTCTAATATCTCTGAAGGTGAATATAATCATGTTTTTAATATTTTAAGAAAAATGGCATTAAAATGTCTTGAAAAAGTTGACAGGAATGGAGTAAAATAATGAATTCAAATAAAAATCAAAGTTCTAAAGGAGATGTTGATAAACGTATCTCCATGATCACTGGAGATCCGAAAAAAGCGATCCGTAGTTTAGCAATGCCTATGATCATGTCTATGCTTCTTTTAATGGCATATAACCTTGCAGATAGTATATGGGTTGCAGGACTTGGTCCAAATTCCCTTGCTGCTTTAGGATTTATCTCACCAGTCTTCATGATAATGATTGGGTTAGGTAATGGTCTTGGAGCGGGTGCAACTTCTTTAATTGCAAGATGTATCGGGGCAAAAAATAAAAAAGGAGCCGATAATGCAGCAATACATGCAGTCATTCTTACACTGGCTGTTTCGGCCATATTGACAATATTTATCCTGATATTTCTTCAGAATATATTGATGTCAATGGGGGCTGGTGAATCACTTAATCTTGCAGTTCAATACGGAAAAATTGTATTTGGTGGATTGGTGTTCCTGATCTTTTCAAGTGTTGCGTCAGGAATTTTAAGAGCTGAAGGTGATGTTAAAAGGGCAACATATGCTATGGCTGCAACAGCTATTCTTAACATAATCCTTGACCCAATATTCATTTACTATTTAGAGATGGGCGTTTCTGGAGCAGCATGGGCAACAGTGATATCTTCTGCAATTTCAGCAAGCTTAATGATTTACTGGCTGCTTGTAAAACGTGATACTTATGTATCATTCTCCATGAGTGATTTTAAACCAAATTTTAAAGTAGTAAAAGATATTTTGACTGTTGGATTACCTGCAAGCGCAGAATCATTCGTAATGTCAGTTTTAGGGATAGTTCTAAACCTTATGCTGGTATTAACAGCCGGAACTACCGCTGTTGCAGTATATACTGCCGGTTGGAGAGTGGTGATGATTGCCATGATCCCAGCAATAGGGATAGGTACTGCTGTAATAACTGTTGCAGGGGCTGCTTACGGAGCTAAAAAATATGAAAATGTTTCTACTGCGCTTAACTATTCAGTGAAATTGGGCGTTTTAATTGCAATATTTACCGGCACATTGACTTATGTATTTGCATCAAATATTGCAACTATATTTGCTTATTCATCGCAAAGCGCTTTTATGGCACCTTCAATAGCTGAATTCCTTAAGGTAATGTGTCTATTCTATATCGTAGTCCCGCTTGGAATTATGGCCAGTTGCGTCTTTCAGGCAATGGGAAAAGGAATAACATCATTAATCCTTACTATAATTCGGGAAGTAGCGTTTATTTCAGTATTTGCGTATTTATTCGCTTTCATTCTTGGATTAGGCCAGTATGGAGTTTGGTGGGGAATTGTAGTAGGTGGTGCACTGGGCTGTGCAGTTGCATATATCTGGGCAAATAAATACATCAACAGCCTCAAAAGAACGTATATTAAAAAAGAAACTCCAGAAATGGAAGTTACATCTGCAAAATAATAGGATAAAAAGCTTTATTATTCTTTTCCTATCAATTTATTTTTTTCTTTTTATTTAATATGTTAATCTTATTTTCACAAATATTCTAAGTCATTATATTTTCTTTAATATTTATTTTTCACTCTGTCTTCATTATTAAAAAATATAAAAATTTTATATTATGTTAAATTGCATTTTAAAGTGAATTATAGGACTAAATTCAATTAATATTTCTTTAATCGCTTACAATAATTATTTGTAGTATATTAATGATTAATTTCTTATCTAAATAAATTAAATATAAAAAAAATAAATAGAAGTTGTTAATAAATATAGATAAGTAAATTTTTAGTTTTTTAACGAAAAATTAATTAAATAAAATTAGTAAAAAGAAAATTGTTTATGATTCCCCGGGTGGGTAACAGATAACATGATAAATGAAGGACTGGAATTATTTTCACTTACAGGTGAAGAATATTACACTATATTTGAAAATATGCAGGAAGGAATCACTGTTTACAGAATTGTATATGATAATAGGGGGAATGTTGCAGATTTAATAATCAAATATGCTAATCCTGCTTCTTCAACCAGTAAAATGTTCCTTAATAAAAAAGTCACAGGTAAAAGTATTACTAAACTTTATGGGCCACGGGCTATATCTTCTTTTATCGATGAAGTAAATGAGGTAGTTTCAACAGGTAAAATAAAAAAATATGAAAGCTATTCATCATTAATAGATAGTTATTTTTTGAATTCAGCCTTTTCGCCTGCTAAAAATTTATATGTAACACTTACATCAGATATCACCGAACAAAAAAAAGCAGAAAAAGTGCTGCTTAATGCCAGAGATAACCTGGAAATCAAAGTTCAGGAACGTACCCAGGAACTTCTAACTGCAATTCAAGAAAAAGAACTGCTACTTAGAGAAATTCATCATCGCGTTAAAAATAATCTTCAGATCATCAGCTCCCTTCTTAATCTTCAAATTCCATACATCAAAGATTCAGAATCCATTGAGTTTTTCAAAGAAAGCCAGAATCGAGTTAAATCTATCTCCATGATCCATGAAAAACTTTATCAATCCAATAATCTCCAGAAAATTGATTTTGAAAGTTATTTATCAAATATTATGGTTAATTTATTTCAGACTTATGCTGTAGATCAGGATAAAATAAAATACGAAATTAAGTGTGACGATATAAAGCTAAATATTGAGACTTCAGTTCCCTGTGGTTTAATTATTACAGAACTGGTGACTAACTCAATTAAACACGCATTTCCATCTACTGAAAACGAAAAATCATTTTGTTTTAGAAATAATCCAGGTCATAAAATCTCAGTTTCAATGTATTTAAAGAATGATTATATTAACTTAATAATAAAAGATAATGGAATTGGATTTCCAAATGACTTAGACTTCAATAACACAGAATCTTTAGGACTAGAACTTGTAAATTTACTGGTAAACCAGTTAGATGGCATAATAAATCTTGAAAGGAAAGAAGGTACGGAATTCATTATTAAATTTAAAGAATTGAAATATGGAGAAAGGATTTAATTAAATTGAAAATTGAAATTTTTGAAGAGGGCAATTTTGAAGATTTATACAGGCTTTTTTATGAAACAATCCACTCAGTAAATGCAAAGGATTACAGGAAGGATCAGCTGGATACATGGGCACCTGAGA is from Methanobacterium sp. and encodes:
- a CDS encoding rubrerythrin family protein: MQKTLENLAKAFIGESQARNRYTLYSKVAKKEGYEQLSEIFLNTAENEREHAKWAMRMINSLKDESGQPEEIIVTADAPTTLGTTVENLKATIAGERHEYTEMYPEFADTAEEEGLKDIAKRLRAIGNVEEHHEGRFKEILKQIEAGTVYKKDKEVEWVCRKCGYVHVGMEPPEECPSCDHPAKYFQIKCEEF
- a CDS encoding sensor histidine kinase — its product is MINEGLELFSLTGEEYYTIFENMQEGITVYRIVYDNRGNVADLIIKYANPASSTSKMFLNKKVTGKSITKLYGPRAISSFIDEVNEVVSTGKIKKYESYSSLIDSYFLNSAFSPAKNLYVTLTSDITEQKKAEKVLLNARDNLEIKVQERTQELLTAIQEKELLLREIHHRVKNNLQIISSLLNLQIPYIKDSESIEFFKESQNRVKSISMIHEKLYQSNNLQKIDFESYLSNIMVNLFQTYAVDQDKIKYEIKCDDIKLNIETSVPCGLIITELVTNSIKHAFPSTENEKSFCFRNNPGHKISVSMYLKNDYINLIIKDNGIGFPNDLDFNNTESLGLELVNLLVNQLDGIINLERKEGTEFIIKFKELKYGERI
- a CDS encoding MATE family efflux transporter encodes the protein MNSNKNQSSKGDVDKRISMITGDPKKAIRSLAMPMIMSMLLLMAYNLADSIWVAGLGPNSLAALGFISPVFMIMIGLGNGLGAGATSLIARCIGAKNKKGADNAAIHAVILTLAVSAILTIFILIFLQNILMSMGAGESLNLAVQYGKIVFGGLVFLIFSSVASGILRAEGDVKRATYAMAATAILNIILDPIFIYYLEMGVSGAAWATVISSAISASLMIYWLLVKRDTYVSFSMSDFKPNFKVVKDILTVGLPASAESFVMSVLGIVLNLMLVLTAGTTAVAVYTAGWRVVMIAMIPAIGIGTAVITVAGAAYGAKKYENVSTALNYSVKLGVLIAIFTGTLTYVFASNIATIFAYSSQSAFMAPSIAEFLKVMCLFYIVVPLGIMASCVFQAMGKGITSLILTIIREVAFISVFAYLFAFILGLGQYGVWWGIVVGGALGCAVAYIWANKYINSLKRTYIKKETPEMEVTSAK
- a CDS encoding MarR family winged helix-turn-helix transcriptional regulator, yielding MHNAKKLLESDDSEIPVSLIISVIHRTHMIFINEKIKDMDITAGQIPFLMVLSREEGISQDDLASHFHIDKGTVARALRKLEDNKYLFREIDPENRRRHLIYLTSKGKSTVPKIVDIDKEWGDSMRSNISEGEYNHVFNILRKMALKCLEKVDRNGVK
- a CDS encoding adenylyltransferase/cytidyltransferase family protein, whose amino-acid sequence is MIGISADFDPVHNGHVKLIEKGRDIAEKTGGEVVIYLNKDYSANHAPFFANYEARRKMAIRAGADRVVPIEGMHHRLTLAYTVPIRIAMMIEDGVVDYVDAADVSTKKIQKYASSFAKRGIFSGIPRNLPNRNVIRWFAVNEFLYKKYKRKMKFHIIPELKMGGKISGREIRAKIIENNFKIPDEVKKVLPESTVEILEKEINNGNIPGKRNIETITKRLNTYSRPNLLNIAHINANAADAIVKGRQYRNEDQIWASLRMAGYGPVLTRLAISSVEQDVTRKEVFELIKTYEAEGIIPPDQTVESVIERAWFVASNVDKGIKSSDAHEMFRKGKRGSKFPDTIDAGMHLRNFEVEDLKDGMNALLYVDKQDRLRCQIRTETRKIKSPLKLPAKHATYLRLLIDSHFIPLNARIIEKREGMRVRIFIGK
- the otsB gene encoding trehalose-phosphatase — its product is MDNSKYLFDHLEELQDFKDDNKTALITDIDGTISEIVPTPMEAVVSQNMKNAIKKLVDKFEFTGVMTGRSIKNALNMIENKNIIYIGNHGLEQFKNGKIRIDPEVKDFIPIIKKVGESIKKKLSDYDCILFQDKELSYTVHYRLCDNGEKIRRIALDAISEIKDSKLLKIGEGRKVIEIRPPIGHNKGTILQKLILENDIKKIIYLGDDITDSDAFAKLNELNKQKKVKSASIVVISKETPEYVKKNASYYVKSVDEIQKFFNWISND